A region of the Acidobacteriota bacterium genome:
GAAACTTCAAAGTTTCTGGAAAGATGATGCGTGATAACGTTGCGATCGGTATATAATTATATTTTGCTTTTCAATTCATTATCGCGAGGAGGAAGCATGATCAATAAGAGCGTAACGGATCTTGAGCCTTTCTATTATTTTTATCCGAAGAATACCTGTGCGGTCGGCTCCAGTTTCGAGGGGAAGACAAATTTCATGGCTGTGGCCTGGAGTACTGCGATCTCATACAGACCTCCCATCTATGGGGTTTCCATTTCCGATAAGAGGTTTACATATCATCTAATCAAGCGAAGCGGTGAGTTCAGCGTCAATTTTCTCCCATGCGAGAAGCTCGACCTCATGCACACCTTTGGAAGGACATCCGGAAAGGACACGGACAAAGTGGCCAAACTTAATATCCGCCTGAAGGAGAGTTTGAAGACCTGTGCTCCAATCCTTGAGGATGCCTATGCGGGATTTGAATGTCTCCTCCTGGATGCAAGGGATTACGGCGACCACACATTCTTCATCGGCAAGGTGGTTGCCATCCACTACGATGAGACCATCTTTGATGGAGAAGGGATCATCCGAATAGAGGAGATCGACCCCATTCTTTACCTGGGAAACAACCAGTACGCTACTTCGAAGAGAGACTCACGGATCATAAAGCCCCAGGAAGTCAAACTATGATATCTTTTTCTGAATAGGCCAAGCATCCTGTCTGACACGAGGGAGGATTCCATATGAATGAAGATAAGAAAGAGTACACGGCCCTCAAAGTTCTCTCCGGCATCGTCATGGTCATATTTTTAATAGGGGGCATTTTCATGCTTATTGCGAGAGGTAAAGACTACGAACGATTCTTAAACCAATTCATCTATCTGATGCGGACCGGCAGTCCCCTTATCGCTTCCGGGCCCATCACCATCATCCTTTTCAAGACCGTTGGAGCGTTCCTTCTGATGTGGGCTTTCTTCCTCTTCAAACTCTTTCAGGAACCCGTCAAGAATGCAATTATCGCCAGCGGGAGCGGTATTGGCTTTATCATCATATCAGCAGTTACCGTCACCCACTTCTTTTCCGATGAGATAGTGAGCGCCATCCCTCCTTACATAATCGCCATCAGAGTCCTGGTAACAGCCATTATCGGTCTCCTCTTCCTCATCTGGACTCCCAAACGATGATCGGAAGTGACCAGCTCGAACCAACCTTTCAAGCAAAAAGGCGAATTTTATTGGAAGAGATCGGAGGATCTGACTATCTGGAAATCTTCCCGCTCTAAGCCGAGATCAAACCTTTCGATGACACGGTCTTCGTTCTCGAGAGCGGCGGGGTCGACACCGGATGGATACTCCACGTTCGTCTCCGGAGATAGCATCTCGTCAATGAACTTTTGCCCATCGGAAACGAGGACGGCGATGGCAACCCTGTCCGGGTAGAGATGCTTCCTGACGACTTCTCTGATATCTTCTGAAGTAACTTTTCTTACGTTCTCTTCGAAATTCTCTACAAAATCCTTGCTGCCGTAGATTTCGTCATCGAGCAACATTCCCAGCTTCCTGTCCGGCGTTTCCACCTCGAAGGGAAAGTTGTTTATTGTGTAGTTCTTGGCCTCCTGGAGACGCTGATCATCAATTCCCTCTCTCACCAGATCCTCCATTTCTTTTAGCACAAGCTTTATGACGAACTTCGCATTCTCGTTCTTGGGATAGGTCCACATTGCAAAATACTGTTCCCTGCGCGCCAAAGTCGGTCTCGGAAGCTTTATAGGACCCGAAGAACCCAGGAAATGCTCTATGTAGGAGTAAGCTCCGTATGATAATCCTCTCTTCTCTCTGATCTTGTTGTAGAGTCTTCCGATTGAGACCCTGTGCTTGCCAAGATAGTTGTTCGCAATGAGGAGTCCGTGATAATCAGGGTCCTTCCTGGTCACAGTGATGGGATGGCCGATCCTGAGTTGTGTTTGCGCCCTCCCTTCCTTCTCGATGACCAGTACTTTTTTCCTCTCGGGTTTCTCCACCTGTGTTCTTTTCCTCGCCATATCCACCGCAGGCAGACCCGCAAAATCTTCCCTTATCCTCGCGATAAGGGAATCGGGAATGTCCCCTCCCAGGCCGATCAGAAGATTCCCCCGCCTGAAATGCTTCTCGTAAAAATTTAAAACGTGGTCTCGCGTGAAACTTTTGACGGTTGCGATACGCCCGGCGTCGAGATGCCCGTACGGATGACACTGGTAGAGGAAGTTACTGAATGCCTCCCGGACAAGAGCTTCATCATTCTGTCTGATAAACTCGATGTCATCGATCTGATCGACCTTTAGTTTTTCAATCTCCTCTTCCGGAAACGATGGTTTCAGGAGCATTTCTGAAAAAACGCTGTAGAACTTAGCAAGGTTATCTACGAGCACCCTCCCGCCGAAGACCGTGATATCTTTCTGACAGTGAATCCAGAGATCGGAAGCGATGAAATCGAGCATTTCCTCGATCTCGCTTCTACTGTAAGTAGCCGTCCCTCTCCTCATGAGGTTTGCCATAAACGATGCGAGCCCTTCTTTCCCCTGCGGATCGTCCGCTGACCCG
Encoded here:
- a CDS encoding pitrilysin family protein, coding for MIRKEETDIGLKIFTVRKEQIPVVFFRFVLMSGSADDPQGKEGLASFMANLMRRGTATYSRSEIEEMLDFIASDLWIHCQKDITVFGGRVLVDNLAKFYSVFSEMLLKPSFPEEEIEKLKVDQIDDIEFIRQNDEALVREAFSNFLYQCHPYGHLDAGRIATVKSFTRDHVLNFYEKHFRRGNLLIGLGGDIPDSLIARIREDFAGLPAVDMARKRTQVEKPERKKVLVIEKEGRAQTQLRIGHPITVTRKDPDYHGLLIANNYLGKHRVSIGRLYNKIREKRGLSYGAYSYIEHFLGSSGPIKLPRPTLARREQYFAMWTYPKNENAKFVIKLVLKEMEDLVREGIDDQRLQEAKNYTINNFPFEVETPDRKLGMLLDDEIYGSKDFVENFEENVRKVTSEDIREVVRKHLYPDRVAIAVLVSDGQKFIDEMLSPETNVEYPSGVDPAALENEDRVIERFDLGLEREDFQIVRSSDLFQ
- a CDS encoding flavin reductase family protein codes for the protein MINKSVTDLEPFYYFYPKNTCAVGSSFEGKTNFMAVAWSTAISYRPPIYGVSISDKRFTYHLIKRSGEFSVNFLPCEKLDLMHTFGRTSGKDTDKVAKLNIRLKESLKTCAPILEDAYAGFECLLLDARDYGDHTFFIGKVVAIHYDETIFDGEGIIRIEEIDPILYLGNNQYATSKRDSRIIKPQEVKL